Proteins encoded together in one Pseudomonadota bacterium window:
- a CDS encoding ABC transporter ATP-binding protein yields the protein MENKAIKIIDLHKSFGTQKVLDGINLEIEKGKITVIIGKSGGGKTVLLKHLIGLMKPDKGEIWVDGLEITKLKERELNSVRKGFGMLFQEAALFDSMDVYDNIAFPLREHTKLSEKEIEGIVEERLKQVGLLGFTEKMPSELSGGMRKRVGLARALVLDPDIILFDEPTSALDPIISLTIDDLIKETQTYLKKTYVVISHDILGMFRIADKVAMLYNGKIIEYGTPYEIKRSNNENIKEFLKATKIPGFSGGD from the coding sequence ATGGAAAATAAGGCAATAAAAATTATAGACCTCCATAAGAGTTTTGGTACCCAGAAGGTTCTGGATGGCATCAACCTTGAGATAGAAAAGGGTAAGATAACGGTCATTATAGGAAAAAGCGGTGGAGGGAAAACAGTCCTCTTGAAGCATCTGATTGGTCTTATGAAACCTGATAAAGGTGAGATATGGGTAGATGGTTTAGAAATAACGAAATTAAAGGAGAGGGAGTTGAATAGTGTGAGAAAAGGGTTCGGGATGCTCTTCCAGGAAGCCGCCCTCTTTGATTCCATGGATGTGTATGACAATATTGCCTTTCCTTTAAGGGAACATACGAAGCTTTCAGAAAAGGAGATAGAGGGAATTGTAGAAGAGAGGCTAAAACAGGTTGGACTGCTGGGTTTTACTGAGAAGATGCCCTCTGAACTTTCGGGCGGTATGAGAAAAAGGGTAGGCCTTGCAAGGGCACTTGTACTCGACCCTGATATCATTTTGTTTGACGAACCTACCAGCGCCCTTGACCCGATTATTTCATTGACAATAGATGATTTGATAAAAGAGACACAGACATACCTGAAAAAGACTTACGTGGTGATCAGTCATGACATACTCGGTATGTTTAGAATAGCAGACAAGGTGGCTATGCTTTATAATGGCAAGATTATAGAGTACGGAACACCATATGAGATAAAAAGGAGTAACAACGAGAATATAAAAGAATTTTTAAAGGCGACAAAAATACCTGGTTTTTCAGGAGGTGACTAA
- a CDS encoding ABC transporter permease: MFSSIIEKIFSPVARFLRELGSVGLFFTECVYWGVRRPFKFNYIFKQMEFIGVNSVVVVIITGVFTGMVLALQSYYGFRKFGAEGLVGTTVALSMTRELGPVLTSLMVTGRAGSAMAAELGTMRVTEQIDALIVMALNPIKYLVVPRVVASFLMLPILTIVSDFVGIVGGYLVGVKLLGINEGAFINKMVKYVDHEDIYNGLVKAAFFGIIMSVVSCYKGFYTEGGAEGVGKSTTEAVVTSCVTILIFDYVLTSLMF; this comes from the coding sequence ATGTTTAGCAGTATAATAGAAAAGATATTTTCACCTGTTGCAAGATTTTTAAGAGAGCTTGGCAGCGTTGGCTTATTTTTTACCGAGTGTGTCTACTGGGGGGTAAGAAGGCCTTTTAAGTTTAATTACATATTCAAGCAGATGGAGTTTATAGGTGTGAATTCTGTAGTTGTGGTTATCATAACCGGTGTTTTTACAGGTATGGTTCTTGCCCTTCAATCGTACTACGGTTTCAGAAAATTTGGCGCTGAAGGGCTTGTGGGAACAACAGTGGCGTTAAGCATGACAAGAGAACTTGGTCCTGTACTTACAAGCCTGATGGTTACTGGAAGGGCAGGTTCAGCCATGGCAGCAGAGCTTGGTACAATGAGGGTAACAGAGCAGATAGATGCATTAATTGTTATGGCCCTTAACCCTATAAAATATCTTGTTGTCCCGAGGGTGGTTGCTTCTTTTTTGATGCTCCCTATTTTAACCATAGTGTCTGACTTTGTTGGTATAGTTGGCGGTTATCTTGTAGGGGTAAAGCTTTTGGGGATTAATGAGGGCGCCTTTATCAATAAGATGGTTAAGTATGTTGACCATGAGGATATATATAATGGTCTTGTAAAGGCTGCATTTTTTGGAATCATCATGAGCGTTGTTTCCTGTTATAAGGGTTTTTACACAGAGGGTGGTGCTGAGGGGGTTGGAAAATCGACTACAGAGGCTGTCGTGACATCGTGTGTTACCATCCTGATTTTTGACTATGTACTTACATCTCTGATGTTTTAG